The Hemicordylus capensis ecotype Gifberg chromosome 6, rHemCap1.1.pri, whole genome shotgun sequence genome window below encodes:
- the NEUROD2 gene encoding neurogenic differentiation factor 2, translating to MLTRLFSEPSLIPEVQKFSSWADDCEDDEASDKEERKAKSCPLQEEEENEASLGDIKEENDLGGDEEEEEEEEEGIEEAEGDRPKKRGPKKRKMTKARLERSKMRRQKANARERNRMHDLNAALDNLRKVVPCYSKTQKLSKIETLRLAKNYIWALSEILRSGKRPDLVSYVQTLCKGLSQPTTNLVAGCLQLNSRNFLTEQGQEAGRYHGPNSTFAMHPYTYQCSRISGAQCASSTMASSHALRTHAYCATYESLYGNASPDYNSSEYDGPLSPPLCVNGNFSLKQDSSPDHEKNYHYSMHYSALPSSRPSGHNLVFGSSGMRSGVHSENVLPYEMHLHHDRGPMYEELNAFFHN from the coding sequence ATGTTGACGCGACTCTTCAGCGAGCCCAGCTTGATCCCAGAAGTTCAGAAATTCTCCAGCTGGGCAGATGATTGCGAAGACGATGAAGCAAGCGACAAAGAGGAGAGGAAGGCCAAGAGCTGTCctctccaggaggaggaggaaaacgaGGCTTCCTTGGGGGACATCAAAGAGGAAAATGACTTAGGGGGcgatgaagaggaagaggaggaggaggaggaagggatcgAGGAGGCCGAAGGGGATCGCCCTAAGAAACGGGGACCTAAGAAGAGAAAGATGACCAAGGCCAGACTGGAGCGCTCAAAGATGAGGCGCCAAAAGGCCAATGCCAGGGAGAGGAACCGCATGCACGACCTCAACGCGGCCTTGGACAACCTGCGCAAGGTTGTGCCCTGTTACTCCAAGACTCAAAAACTGTCTAAGATCGAGACGTTGAGGTTGGCCAAGAACTACATCTGGGCCCTGTCGGAGATCTTACGCTCAGGCAAGAGGCCTGACTTGGTGTCCTACGTGCAGACTTTATGCAAGGGTTTGTCCCAGCCCACCACTAACTTGGTGGCCGGTTGCCTCCAGCTCAACTCGAGGAATTTCCTTACCGAGCAAGGCCAGGAGGCCGGGAGGTACCATGGGCCAAACTCCACCTTCGCCATGCATCCCTACACCTACCAGTGCTCAAGGATCTCCGGCGCGCAGTGCGCTTCCAGCACCATGGCTAGCTCCCACGCCTTGAGGACGCACGCCTACTGCGCCACCTACGAGTCCCTCTATGGGAACGCGTCTCCAGACTACAATAGTTCGGAATACGACGGTCCCTTAAGCCCGCCTTTGTGCGTTAACGGGAATTTTTCCCTCAAGCAAGACTCTTCCCCAGACCACGAGAAAAATTATCATTATTCTATGCACTACTCCGCCCTCCCAAGTTCTCGCCCGTCCGGGCACAACTTGGTGTTCGGGTCTTCCGGAATGCGCAGTGGCGTCCACTCGGAGAACGTTTTGCCTTATGAGATGCACCTCCATCATGACAGAGGCCCTATGTACGAGGAGCTCAATGCTTTTTTCCATAATTAA